The Spartobacteria bacterium DNA segment AATGACTGGATTTCTAATCTGGCGGCCGGATTGCTGGCACCATTGCTGGATGGCGGTTCTCGCAGTGCCGAGGTTGATCGAACGGTGGCGGTGGCGAGGGAATCGATTGCCTCCTATCGACAGACCGTGCTGGAGGCTGTGCAGGAAACGGAAGAGGCTCTTTGCGGCGAACAACAGCAGCAGGCCTATGTATCGGCACTGGACGCGCAATATCTTGCGGCAGCGCGGACGGAAAATGAATCCATCATACGTTATCAGTTCGGAGTGCTGCCTTATCTGGATACGGTGAGTGCAATTGTTTCACGTCAGTCGCTGGAAATTACTATGTTGCAGGCAAAAACCGATTTGTTGACCAATCGCATTCAATTGTACCGTGCCCTGGGAGGGGACTGGACCTTTATACTGGAGAAAGAAATATGAAAAAAGTAACGCATCGCGTTGTGCCAACCCTCACCGGGATCGCCTTGTTGGTAGCCGGATTGCTGGGTGGTATGTTTTTTATGAGGAGTAAACCGGTGACGCAGCGTCGTGCTGTCTCATCGATGATTCCGGTGGTGGAAACGATGGCGCTTCCCGTGGCTGATCAATCTTTGAAGGTTGATTGTCTGGGCACGGTGATAGCCGATCGGTCAGCCGATGTGTCGTCTGAGGTCAGTGGTCGCATTGTTACTATGAAGGCATCGCTGATCGAAGGAATTCAGGTAAAGAAAGGCGATGTGCTGCTGGAAATCGATGATGCCGATTATCGTTTGGCTCTTTTGGAGGCTGAGGCCGATCTGCTGACCGCCACAAGTACCCTGCGCATAGAGGAAGGTCAGCAGAATGTGGTGCGGCATGAGCTGAATCTTATGGGCGGGAATGCAACGAATGCCTATCGGGATCTGATGCTTCGCGAACCGCAGCTGAAAGTGGCCGAGGCATCTGTACAGCGTGCACAGTTGGCCGTGGACCGTGCGAAACTTGATTTGGAACGCACGAAAATCTGTGCCCCCTTCGATGCGGTGGTGGTATCGATTGATGCCGATGTGGGCGATCAGGCTCAGGTAGGCAGTACGCTGGTGGAGCTGGCGGCCACGGATCGCTATTTTGTACGTGCATCTGTTCCGATTGGTTCGTTGGATTCTTTGCCGAACATGGGGCGCACACCATATGAGGCCGAAGTGACGCTGTCTGACGGATCAACCCGTAAGGCCGCGACCTGTGAACTGCTTCCGGATTTGACGGAAAAAGGCCGTATGGCCCGGATTCTTCTGGCGGTGGAGCATCCCTATGACAGCGATGCCGGCCGACCGCTGTTGCTGAATGAGTTTGTACGTGTCTCGATTGTCGGCGAAACGGTGGAACGGGCGTCGCTTATTCCGCGTAAATACCTGCGCGACGGAAATCAGATCTGGATGATTGATCCCGCAGGCGTGTTACATGTTCTTCCGGCGGAAGTGCTTCAGGGGTATGCAGACGAAGTGCTGATTCGTGTGGATGCTGATCCGAAAATGGAGCTGATTACCACCGATTTGTCTGCCCCGGTTGAAGGCATGCAGCTGCGTGTCGTGGGGATGCCGGTCGCATCCCTGAATGGCAACTAACCAAACCCTTCGCAAGGTAAAGGGAGTCAGCAATATGATTGATTTTATGAATAAAACGAAAGGCCCCATCGCCTGGATGGTTAAGAATCCGGTGGCGGCCAATTTATTGATGGTGGTTTGTCTCGTTGGTGGTTTTTTCACTTTTAATACGCTTACACAGGAAGTGATGCCGGATATGGCCAGTGATATCGTTACGATCAGTGTGTCTTATTCCGGCGGCACACCAGAGGAAATGGAGCAGAGTGTCTGTCTGGCTGTGGAAGAGGCGATTCGAGGCATTGAAGGGGTTGACGAAGTCACGTCTGTGGCGAACGAGGGCTCGGCGAGCATCAAGGCCGAACTGCTCGAAGGCGTGGATGCTATTCAAGTGTATCAGGATATCAAAAGTGAAGTCGACCGCATCACTACCTTTCCGGAAGATGCAGAAAGTCCGGTGGTGGCATTGGATTCTCATGTGCGTGATGTGATGTCTTTGGTTTTATATGGAAATACGTCTGATGCAAATCTCCGTAATCTGGCCGAACAGGTTCGTGATCGGTTGCTGCAAAGTGCATATATCACTCAGATTAATTTGAGCGGCACGCGTGATCTCGAAATTAGTATTGAGGTGCCACAGGATGAATTGCGTCGTCATGGACTGGATCTCGAATCGCTGGCGTCCTCTATAAAAAACCAGTCGCGCGAAATATCCGGCGGAGGGATTAAAACCGATAGCGGTGAAATCCTTCTGCGCATGCAGGAACGAAGTGATTATGGAACTGAATTTGCACAGACTCCGGTGCTGGCGTCGGAAGATGGTTCGCTGCTGAACCTGAATGAAATCAGCACGGTGCTGGATGGGTTGGAGGATTCCGATCATTTTGCCCTGTTTGATGGTCAACCTGCGGTCATGCTGGATATTTACAGGGTAGGGGAACAGAGTCCCTCGCAAATAGCCGATGCGATCGCCGAATTGCTGCCGCAGGTTGAGGAACAGCTGCCCGAGGGGGTTGGCATCAAAGTGCTTAACGATATGACCGATGTCTTTTCTCAGCGTGCGCAGTTGTTGCTTCGCAATGGAGCCATGGGCTTGGTGCTGGTTTTACTGGTGCTGGGCATTTTCTTGGAAATACGCCTCGCCTTCTGGGTGATGATGGGTATTCCTATTTCTTTTCTTGGCGCGATGCTGCTCATGCCCATAACGGGCCTTTCCATCAATATGATGACCATGTTTGCCTTTATTCTGGCACTCGGGATTGTGGTGGATGATGCCATTGTCGTCGGAGAAAATATCTATCATCACCAGCAGGACGGAATGGATCCGCTGCAGGCAGGAGTGGTGGGTGCACGTGAGGTTGCCACACCTGTGGGCTTCAGTATTTTGACCAATATTGTGGCTTTTATTCCCCTGATGATTCTGCCGGGTATGATGGGACGGGTGATCAGTATGTTGCCTATAGTCGTCATTTCTGTATTTGTCATTTCATGGGTGGAAAGTCTGTTTATCCTCCCTGCGCACCTTAGCCATGGTCGTAAACGCGAACCACGGGGACTGTTTGGTCTGCTGCATGGATTCCAGCAGCGTTTTAGTCATGCCTTCCGTAACTGGGTAAAACACAAATACGGACCCTTTCTGGATTTCTGTCTGCGGCATCGTTATGTCGTGGTGGCTGCGTCCCTTGGATTGCTCTTTTTGGTGGGAGGGTATTGGCTCAGCGGGCGAATGGGGTTCTCTATGTTTACGGTCAGCGAATCTGACTTTGCCTCGGCAACGATAAATCTCCCTTTCGGTACCCCTGTGGAAACCACGGCCGCCGCTGCTCGTCGTCTTGAAATAGCCGCGCAGCAAGTGGTCGATGAATCAGGTCATCCTGAACTGACGGAAGGGCTTTCTACGGATGTCGGTCGCGACGGTTCCAACTCGGCGGAAATCCGAGTCTTTATGGCCGATGCAGAAATTCGCGATAACATCATGGGTACCGAAGATTTCGTAAAGGCCTGGCGTGAAAAGGTCGGCCAAATTCCAGGAGTGGATTTTATTCGTTATTCTTTCGATGAAGGTGGTCCCGGTGGCGGACCTGCTCTTACGATTGAGTTACGTCATGCAAAAGTGGAAACGCTGGAAGCGGCGGCCAAAACACTTGCTGTAGAACTCGAGCATTATTCGTTGGTGCAGGATGTCAACGACGGTGTGGAAGTGGGGAAAACGCAGTTTGATTTCACCTTGCGCCCTGAAGCGATTGGTCTCGGCCTCTCCGCTAATGATATTGGTCGTCAGATTCGCGCGGCCTTTGAGGGTACGGAAGTGCTGCGTCAGCAGCGCGGTCGCAATGAGGTCAAGGTGAAGGTTCGTCTGCCTAAAGAGGAACGATCCCGCATGTATGGTTTTGAAAACTTTGTTTTGCGTACCCCCGACGGTGGCGAGGTAATGCTTACGGATGCGGTGGATATCAATGTGGGTACATCGTATACGGCCATCAATCGGCGTAACGGACTGCGCACTCTGACCATCATTGCTGATGTACGACCCAAATCCAAAGCGGGTGAAGTCATGGCCAAGCTGGATCTGGACTATTTTCCGCAGTTACTTGAACAATACCCGGGGCTGACCTACAGCTATGAGGGACGAACCGCTGACCAGCGCGAAAGTTTCGGCAGTATGGCTGTGACCTTGCCCTTGGTACTACTGGGTATTTATGCCCTGCTCGCCATTCCGTTCAAAAGCTATATCCAGCCGCTGATTGTGATGGTCAGTATCCCTTTCGGTATTATCGGTGCCATCCTTGGTCATCTGCTGCTGGGATATGAAATGACCATGATGGGCGTGATCGGGATGCTTGCACTAAGTGGTGTGGTGGTCAACGATGCGCTTGTCCTGATTAGTTTTGCCAATGAACGGCGATCCGGCGGGGTCACTGCGCATGATGCCATCGTTTCTGCCGGGATTCAGCGTTTTCGACCTATTCTGCTGACGACACTGACCACCTTTGGCGGCCTGTCTCCCATGATTCTGGAAACCTCGCGACAGGCTCAGTTTCTTATTCCGATGGCCATATCTTTGGGATTCGGTATCCTTTTTGCCACGCTCATCGCCTTGATCCTCGTTCCATCTCTTTATGTGGTGACAGAGGACTGTAAAAATCTGCTCAATCATTGAGCGGACGGGATACGAAGCCGCATCGCATGAATATAAAATACAACACAACAAAATAAGACAGTCTAATATAATATTTTTACTTGACTTGATTGGCACTCTGTGATGATTTTATGGCCATGAAAAGCAGGATTAAACGCGATTGTCTTACCTATTATCATTGTATGAGCCGCATTGTTGGACGCCAGATGTTGCTGGGCG contains these protein-coding regions:
- a CDS encoding efflux RND transporter permease subunit, coding for MIDFMNKTKGPIAWMVKNPVAANLLMVVCLVGGFFTFNTLTQEVMPDMASDIVTISVSYSGGTPEEMEQSVCLAVEEAIRGIEGVDEVTSVANEGSASIKAELLEGVDAIQVYQDIKSEVDRITTFPEDAESPVVALDSHVRDVMSLVLYGNTSDANLRNLAEQVRDRLLQSAYITQINLSGTRDLEISIEVPQDELRRHGLDLESLASSIKNQSREISGGGIKTDSGEILLRMQERSDYGTEFAQTPVLASEDGSLLNLNEISTVLDGLEDSDHFALFDGQPAVMLDIYRVGEQSPSQIADAIAELLPQVEEQLPEGVGIKVLNDMTDVFSQRAQLLLRNGAMGLVLVLLVLGIFLEIRLAFWVMMGIPISFLGAMLLMPITGLSINMMTMFAFILALGIVVDDAIVVGENIYHHQQDGMDPLQAGVVGAREVATPVGFSILTNIVAFIPLMILPGMMGRVISMLPIVVISVFVISWVESLFILPAHLSHGRKREPRGLFGLLHGFQQRFSHAFRNWVKHKYGPFLDFCLRHRYVVVAASLGLLFLVGGYWLSGRMGFSMFTVSESDFASATINLPFGTPVETTAAAARRLEIAAQQVVDESGHPELTEGLSTDVGRDGSNSAEIRVFMADAEIRDNIMGTEDFVKAWREKVGQIPGVDFIRYSFDEGGPGGGPALTIELRHAKVETLEAAAKTLAVELEHYSLVQDVNDGVEVGKTQFDFTLRPEAIGLGLSANDIGRQIRAAFEGTEVLRQQRGRNEVKVKVRLPKEERSRMYGFENFVLRTPDGGEVMLTDAVDINVGTSYTAINRRNGLRTLTIIADVRPKSKAGEVMAKLDLDYFPQLLEQYPGLTYSYEGRTADQRESFGSMAVTLPLVLLGIYALLAIPFKSYIQPLIVMVSIPFGIIGAILGHLLLGYEMTMMGVIGMLALSGVVVNDALVLISFANERRSGGVTAHDAIVSAGIQRFRPILLTTLTTFGGLSPMILETSRQAQFLIPMAISLGFGILFATLIALILVPSLYVVTEDCKNLLNH
- a CDS encoding efflux RND transporter periplasmic adaptor subunit is translated as MKKVTHRVVPTLTGIALLVAGLLGGMFFMRSKPVTQRRAVSSMIPVVETMALPVADQSLKVDCLGTVIADRSADVSSEVSGRIVTMKASLIEGIQVKKGDVLLEIDDADYRLALLEAEADLLTATSTLRIEEGQQNVVRHELNLMGGNATNAYRDLMLREPQLKVAEASVQRAQLAVDRAKLDLERTKICAPFDAVVVSIDADVGDQAQVGSTLVELAATDRYFVRASVPIGSLDSLPNMGRTPYEAEVTLSDGSTRKAATCELLPDLTEKGRMARILLAVEHPYDSDAGRPLLLNEFVRVSIVGETVERASLIPRKYLRDGNQIWMIDPAGVLHVLPAEVLQGYADEVLIRVDADPKMELITTDLSAPVEGMQLRVVGMPVASLNGN